Within Halopelagius longus, the genomic segment AGCCTGCGCGCCCGCGCCGAAGACGCCCAGTCGGACGGGTCCGGTCGCCAGTTCGCGCGCCGCGAGGCCGCCGATGCACCCCGTGCGGGCGTTCGTGATGCGGTTGGCGGCCATGTACGAGAGGGGGAGACCCGTCTCGGCGTCCGTCAGGGCGAGTTGGGCGTTCACGGTGGGGATATCGCGCTCCCCGTTGCCCTCGTGGACGGCGGCGAGTTTCGTCGCGTACGTCGGGTCGCCGTGAACGTAGGCGGGCATCGTGAGCGCCGTGCCGGGCGTCTCCGTCCCGACGGGGTAGTGCGGCCGCGGGGGCCGTTCCACCTCGCCGCGACCCTGTTTCACGAACGCCCGTTCTATCTCGGGCAGGAGGGCCGGAAGCGAGAGCACCGACGCCACGTCGTCGTCCGAGAGGACGCGAACTTCGGTCATGGGGGCCGGTACGACCGCGAACGCCTGAAACGTTCGGTGCGTTCCGCGGATGCGGGATACGTTCTTATTTGTGGCGTGTCAACTCACACCATGAACGTCGTCATCGTCGGGGGAGGCGTCGTCGGCCTCGCCTGCGCGAACGCACTCGCCGGCCGCGGCGCGTCGGTCACCGTCTGCGAGGCGGGAACGCTCGGGGGCGGAAGCACCGGCCGCGCCGCCGGCGGCATCCGAACGCAGTTTTCGACCCGCGTGAACGTCGAACTCTCCCTCGCGAGCGTCCCCGTCTGGGAGTCGTTCGAGGACGATTTCGGCGTCGACATCGACTACCGGCGGACGGGCTACCTGTTTCTCGCCCGCGAGGCGGAGACGGCGGCGTCGTTCCGCGAGAACGTCGCCCTGCAGAACGACGCGGGCGGGGACAGTCGCCTCCTCGACCCCGAGGCGGCCCGCGAGTTCTGCCCGGAACTCCGCGCCGAGGAGTTCGTCGCCGCGACGTACTCGCCCCTCGACGGGACGGCCGACCCCCACTCGGCGGTGCAGGGGTACTCGCGGGCCGTCGAGGAGGCGGGCGTCGAGGTGCGGACGAAGACGCCCGTGACGGACCTCGAACGCGTCGGCGACGGCGAGTCCGGGGAGTGGCGCGTCGAGACGCCCGCGGCGACGCTCTCGGCGGAGTACGTCGTGAACGCGGCGGGGGCGTGGTCGCGGCGCGTCGGCCGACTCGCGGGCGTCGAACTGCCGATTTCGCCCCGGCGGCGGCAGATGGCCGTGGTCGAACCCGAACGGACGCTCCCCCAGTCGGTGCCGTTCACCATCGACTTGGACGCGGGGGCGTACTTCCGCCCCGAACGCGAGGAGACGGCCGTGGTCGGCGGGCACTTCGCCGACGAGGACGCGGAGGCGGACCCGGAGACGTTCGACGAGTCGATGGACCTCGGGTGGGCCGCCGAGGCGATAGAACGCGCCGACGACTGCGCCGCGTACTTCGGCCCCGAGACGCGAATCCGAAACGGGTGGGCCGGCCTGTACGCCGTCACGCCGGACCACCACGCGATTCTCGACGAAGTGCGATCGGGGTTCGTCGTCGCGGCGGGGTTCTCCGGGCACGGGTTCCAACACGCCCCCGCGACGGGCGAGTGCGTCGCCGAACTCGTCGCGGAGGGGGAGGCGTCGCACGTGGATATCTCCGCTCTCTCCGCCGACCGGTTCGACGCCGCCGAGGGAGAGAGGCCGACGCTTCGGGAGCGAAACGTCGCCTGAGTCGCCGGTCCGGCGGGGGCGTTCCCCTGACACCGAATCGCACGCCTTTCAGAACGCTTTTGGGGCGGGGAGCGGTTTCCTCGGGTATGCGACCCGGACCCGCCACCGCAGGCGCACGCACCACCCGCCAACCGACCGGAAGCGGCGGGTTCGGTTTCTTCTCTCGGACCGATTGAGGGCGGCGGACCCTCCGCCGCCGTCGCCGCCGGGCGAACGCTCGGGGCGACGGTCGGAGGCGAAACCGCTCGAACCGGTCCGGGGCGGGCCGCGCGTCGGCCCGCCGTCTTCGGAACTGCTAATGACCGCCGCTCGGTAGACGCGGCAACGACCGACGCGAACGCAGGACGTGACATGAAACTTCCCGAATCACAGGTCGCGGTGTTGAACGCCGCGAGCGCGACGGACGAACAGACCATCGACCGACTCGCCGAGGAAACGGGCCTGAAACCGGAGACGGTGACGCAAGCGGCCTTCGAACTCCGCGACGAGGGCTACCTCGAAGTCGAGGAGACGGAGGACGTAGAGTTCGAACTCACCGAGGAGGGCCGCGACTACGTGGAGTCGGGCCTGCCGGAGGTGCGCCTCTATCGGGCCGCAATCGAGGCGGGCGCGGACGAGGACCCGGTACAGATGGGCCGCGTCATCGGCTCTTCGGGCCTCGAAGGCCCCGAGGTGGACATCGCCCTCGCGAACTTCGGCCGGAAGGGCTACGGCGAGATAGAGAGCGGCGAACTGTCCGCCGACTCCGACGCCGACGCCGCCGAGGACCCGGAAGCGCTGGCACTCGCGGCGTTGGCGCAGGACGACGCCGTCGAGGACGAGGACGTCCTCGACCAACTGGTCTCCCGCAACCTCGTGAACCGCCGCGAGGAGACGGTTCGCTCCGTCCTCCTCTCCGAGGAGGGCGTGACGCTCCTCATGGAGGGCGTCGAGGCGGCGGAGACCGTAGACCGCCTGACGCCGGAGATGCTCACCTCCGGCGAGTGGGAGGACGTGGAGTTCACCGAGTACAACGTCGAAGCCGACGCGCCCGAGGTGCGCGGCGGCAAGACGCACATCCTCCGACAGACCGCAGACCGGGTGAAGGACGTGCTCACCGGGATGGGGTTCAAGGAGATGGAGGGGCCGCACGCCGACGCGGACTTCTGGATCAACGACTGCCTGTTCATGCCGCAGGACCACCCGGCGCGGACCCACTGGGACCGATTCGCCCTCGACGTGCCGCCGATTCGGGACCTGCCCGAGGACCTCGTGGACCGCGTGGAGGACGCCCACAGGAACGGCGTCGGCCCGGACGGCGACGGCTACCACTCGCCGTGGTCCGAGGACTTCGCGCGCGCCGTCGCCCTGCGCGGACACACCACCTCGCTGTCGATGCGCTACCTCTCGGGGCACGAAGTCGGCGAACTCGACTCACCCCAGCGGTACTTCTCCATCGAGAAGGCGTACCGAAACGACACCTTGGACCCGACGCACCTGCTCGAATTCTACCAGATAGAGGGGTGGGTGATGGCCGAGGACCTCTCGGTGCGCGATCTGATGGGCACCTTCGAGGAGTTTTACAGCCAGTTCGGCATCACCGACCTCCAGTTCAAACCCCACTACAACCCCTACACGGAACCGTCGTTCGAGTTGTTCGGACGGCACCCCGAGACGGACGAACTCATCGAAATCGGCAACTCCGGCATGTTCCGCGAGGAGGTGCTGGAACCCCTCGGCGTCGACTGCGACGTGATGGCGTGGGGACTCGCCTTGGAACGACTGCTCATGCTCATGTACGGCTTCGACGACATCCGCGACGTGCACGGAACGATGAGTGACCTCGAACTGCTCCGCGAGATGGAGGTGCTCCGATAATGCCCGTCGTGGACGTTCATCCCGACGAACTCCGGCAACTGACGGGCCACGAGGACAAGTCCGACGAGGAGTTCGTAGACGACCTGTTCGCCCTCGGACTGGAGTTCGAGGGAGAGACAGAAGACGGCGCGTTCCAGTTGGAGTTCGGCCCCGACAGGCTCGATAGGCTCTCCGTGGAGGGCGTCGCCCGGTCGCTCCGCTACCAGTACGGCGACGACAGGGGCGTCTACGTCCCGAACACGAACAACCCCGACTACACGTTCGTCGTCGACGAGGACGTGCCGGACGAACGCCCGTACGTCACGGGCGCGATAATCCGCGGGGTCGATTTGGACGAGGACGCCCTCGATTCGCTCATCCAGTTACAGGAGAAACTCCACGCGACGATGGGCCGACAGCGCGCGAAGGGCGCCATCGGCATCCACGACCTGACGATGATAAAGGGCGAGGTGCTGAGCGAGGAGGGCGGCGGCAACTCCATCACCTACACCGGCATCGACCCCGACGGCGACACGTTCGTCCCCCTCGACAGCGACGCCGAACTGTCGCCCGCCGAGGTGCTGGAGGAACACGCCACCGGACGCGAGTACGCCGACCTGGTGTCGGAGTACGACCGCTACCCCGCCATCTACGACGAACTCGGCCTCTTCTCGTTCCCGCCGGTCATCAACGGCCGCCGGACGGAGGTTTCGACCGACTCGCGGGAACTGCTCGTGGAACTCACCGGCACCGACCAGTGGACCATAGACCGGATGTGCAACATCATCTGCTACGCCCTCAGCGCTCGGGGCGCGACCATCGAGGAGGTGGAAGTCGAGTACCCCGACGGGACGCTCCTCCGTCCGGACTTCGAGGTGGAGACGAAGCGCGTCTCCCACGACCGAATCGAGACGATGCTCGGCGTCGAGTTCGAGAAGCGAGAGGTCGCGGACCTGTTCGAGCGGTCGGGTCTGGGCGTCGAACTCGCCGACGACGAGTCGGGCGGGGACGGCGCGGGCGAGGACGGAACCGTCTACGAGGTGTCGATTCCGCCGTACCGCGTGGACGTGCTCCACCCCCTCGATTTGGTGGACGACGTGGGCCGCGCCTACGGGTTCAACGAACTCGAACCGCGGTACCCCGACGTGGGCACCGTCGGCGAACGCCACGAGCGTTCCCGCCTCGAAGACGCCACCCGCAACACCTTGGTCGGCCTCGGCTTCGAGGACCTGCTGAACTTCCACATGACGAACGAGGACGCCCTCACGACGCGGATGAACGTCGAGGAGGGCGACGAGGTGTTGGGCGGCGGCGAACCCGCGCGCATCACGGAACCGTACAGCGAGGACTACACCGTCCTCCGGACGTGGGCGCTCCCCTCCCTGATGATGGTCCTCGAAAACAACACCCACCGCGCGTACCCGCAGGACCTCGCCGAAATCGGCTTCGTGGCCGAACGCGACGACGACGTGAACACGCGGGTGCGAGAACGGCGGCACGTCGCGGCCGTCCTCGCGCGCCACGACGCGACGTACGAGGACGCGAAAGCGCGCCTGCAGTCGCTCTGTAGCGACTTCGGCGTCGAACTGGAGACGCCCGCCACCTCGCATCCGTCGTTCATCGACGGCCGCGCCGCCTCCGTCGTAATCGACGGCG encodes:
- a CDS encoding NAD(P)/FAD-dependent oxidoreductase — its product is MNVVIVGGGVVGLACANALAGRGASVTVCEAGTLGGGSTGRAAGGIRTQFSTRVNVELSLASVPVWESFEDDFGVDIDYRRTGYLFLAREAETAASFRENVALQNDAGGDSRLLDPEAAREFCPELRAEEFVAATYSPLDGTADPHSAVQGYSRAVEEAGVEVRTKTPVTDLERVGDGESGEWRVETPAATLSAEYVVNAAGAWSRRVGRLAGVELPISPRRRQMAVVEPERTLPQSVPFTIDLDAGAYFRPEREETAVVGGHFADEDAEADPETFDESMDLGWAAEAIERADDCAAYFGPETRIRNGWAGLYAVTPDHHAILDEVRSGFVVAAGFSGHGFQHAPATGECVAELVAEGEASHVDISALSADRFDAAEGERPTLRERNVA
- the pheS gene encoding phenylalanine--tRNA ligase subunit alpha, which translates into the protein MKLPESQVAVLNAASATDEQTIDRLAEETGLKPETVTQAAFELRDEGYLEVEETEDVEFELTEEGRDYVESGLPEVRLYRAAIEAGADEDPVQMGRVIGSSGLEGPEVDIALANFGRKGYGEIESGELSADSDADAAEDPEALALAALAQDDAVEDEDVLDQLVSRNLVNRREETVRSVLLSEEGVTLLMEGVEAAETVDRLTPEMLTSGEWEDVEFTEYNVEADAPEVRGGKTHILRQTADRVKDVLTGMGFKEMEGPHADADFWINDCLFMPQDHPARTHWDRFALDVPPIRDLPEDLVDRVEDAHRNGVGPDGDGYHSPWSEDFARAVALRGHTTSLSMRYLSGHEVGELDSPQRYFSIEKAYRNDTLDPTHLLEFYQIEGWVMAEDLSVRDLMGTFEEFYSQFGITDLQFKPHYNPYTEPSFELFGRHPETDELIEIGNSGMFREEVLEPLGVDCDVMAWGLALERLLMLMYGFDDIRDVHGTMSDLELLREMEVLR
- the pheT gene encoding phenylalanine--tRNA ligase subunit beta; the protein is MPVVDVHPDELRQLTGHEDKSDEEFVDDLFALGLEFEGETEDGAFQLEFGPDRLDRLSVEGVARSLRYQYGDDRGVYVPNTNNPDYTFVVDEDVPDERPYVTGAIIRGVDLDEDALDSLIQLQEKLHATMGRQRAKGAIGIHDLTMIKGEVLSEEGGGNSITYTGIDPDGDTFVPLDSDAELSPAEVLEEHATGREYADLVSEYDRYPAIYDELGLFSFPPVINGRRTEVSTDSRELLVELTGTDQWTIDRMCNIICYALSARGATIEEVEVEYPDGTLLRPDFEVETKRVSHDRIETMLGVEFEKREVADLFERSGLGVELADDESGGDGAGEDGTVYEVSIPPYRVDVLHPLDLVDDVGRAYGFNELEPRYPDVGTVGERHERSRLEDATRNTLVGLGFEDLLNFHMTNEDALTTRMNVEEGDEVLGGGEPARITEPYSEDYTVLRTWALPSLMMVLENNTHRAYPQDLAEIGFVAERDDDVNTRVRERRHVAAVLARHDATYEDAKARLQSLCSDFGVELETPATSHPSFIDGRAASVVIDGEDVGVVGEIHPTVLVEHDLELPVAAFEFDLNALA